TAAAGAACCGTCACCAATGAACAAGATAGTTCTCTTGTCTGGGTTGATTTCTTCAGCAGCGAAAGCAGCACCTAAAACACAACCACCGGTGAAACCAATGGAACCCCATAAGACTTGGGAGATACCGTAGGTGTCCTTTGGGAAAGTGGTTTGGTTAATACCGAAAGCGGAGGTACCGGTTTCAGTTAAGACAATATCACCTTCTTGTAAGAAGTTACCCAATTGGTTCCATAACCATTCTTGCTTCAATGGAGTTTCAGCTGGGACTGGTTTGTTAGCTGGGACAGCGGCTGGGACAGCAACTGGCTTGTAGTCCTTAATATAGTCACCAATCTTGGCaatcaatttttccaaGACGAATTTCATTTGAACACCTTGGAAGGTAGCGTTCTTGATCTTCATGTGGTCAGAGTGGAATTCAACAATGTTCTTAGTTTGGTAAGCGTAAGAGAAAGAACCAGTGTTGAAATCGGATAACAAAGCACCGACAGACAAGATTAAATCAGCGGATTCAACGGCTTGTTTAATTTCTGGTCTAGATAAGGTACCGACGTAAACACCACCGAATCTTGGGTGTTTTTCGTTGATAGAACCCTTACCCATTGGGGTGGTGAAAGCTGGGAATTGAGTGATGTCAATCAATTGTTCAGTTTCCTTCTTGACGTTGTGTCTGGAAGCACAGGCATCAGCAATGATGATTGGGTTCTTGGCGTTCTTGACCATGTCTAAGATGGTTTCAATAACTTCAGATTCAGATTCTGGGCAGTTTGGTTTCAAAGCCAAGTCAATTGGGGTTTCCAATAAGGAGGCTGGGACCATTAAGTCAACCAAGTTAGCTGGTAAACCTAAGTAGACAGTTCTTTGGGTGACGTAGGTGGTTCTGATACATCTGTCAATTTCAGCTGGAGCGTTAGCAATGTCGGTGATCATAGCAGTGGTTTCAGAGATTTCAGCAGACATTCTGTGGAAAGCATCGAAGTCACCGTTACCTAAGGTGTGGtgcaataataatttcttagCTTGGGAAGCAACGGATGGAACACCAACAACGTGTAAGACACCGACGTGTTCAGCGTAAGAACCAGCAATACCGTTCAAAGCGGATAATTCACCGACACCGAAAGTGGTGATCAAACAGGCCATACCCTTGATTCTGGCGTAACCATCAGCAGCGTAAGCAGCGTTCAATTCGTTGGCGTTACCAGCCCATCTCATACCTGGGACTTCGTAGATCTTGTCTAACAAAGACAAGTTGAAATCACCTGGTAAACCGAAGATGGTTTGGACCTTAACTTGGTTTAATCTTTCGAACAAATACTTACCTAAAGTAATTTGAGACATGATGGACGTTGTAGTGCTGGGGAGAtgaaataaacaaataagAAGAATCGGAGAGCCTGAAGGGTTATTACATAGATAGAATGGGtgtatttatatatgtttGAAATTCCAACAACATGTTAGTGCACAATtgcaaaaaagaaaaaaaaattaaagaaaaaaaaaaaattaaacaattaattgaaaagcTGTACATGAAACTCCAAATAGAACTGCAAATAGAGATGCagataaaaaatgaaaaggGCATACAACTCCAGAAAGAGAGAAGGGCATCAGCTTCAGTATTATAAAGCCTATGGGTGAAATGTATGAAAACAGTAACACCTCCTGCCCACCATACAGCTAGATAAAGGCCTGAGCCATTTCTGAGGCTCGTTGATCATACCAGGTCGAGAGCGAGTTCCAGATCCCGATCCAGTATTGCCAGTACGAGTACCATAATATCAGCAGTATGTTGTTACCAGTTATTAACCAGTAGATTATCAATCAATATACCCAGTGGTTAACCACGCGTTGAAATTTCTCActataatatttctactacagtttttttttttttttttttctacttGTATTATTACTGTATTTTTCActatatttttcacttttttctttttttcattgtttTTCTGTTCCACTTCCTTAAGTGAATGGTGTTCCGGTTAGCAAGAATGAACAGAAATACCTGCATAGACAGAGACGTAGAGGTAGTATCCCAGAGAACCCCGTAGGCACTCGCGCATGCAGCGACGGGCTGAGCGCAGTCGCTTCGGTGCATGCGCGTGGGCTGACGCGCAGGCAAATGGCTGGGGCCCTACACCCCGCCACCATCGCCCCCACACCACGAACACGCGCCCGTACATCCGTCTTGTACCGCCCGTGCATATTCCATGCGTCCGCCGGACTGAGCACGTGGTGTTTTTTGCATAGGGTTGGGTTTGTTAGGGTTGTAACAGTATATATCCAGGGTTGGGAATACTAGGGTTGTCTTGAATAGGGCTAGTGTCTGGTACTGATAGGGTTGGCTGTATTTGGGTTTGGTCATTgttgataaaaaataacatatttatttttattatatttagtttttattatttagttttGTGGCcttttttgatttgattgATTGATCGATTTTGTTTATACATTTTCATAGACAAAACAAAGAAAGTTAAATTGAGGAAAAACCATTAGTCGGATCTATCGTGCTAACAACACATCAAATCTTATTGTTTgttgtatttatttattacaaagTTTTATGAAGAGTGATAGAGTAAGAGAAAGCAAAATGaagatttttatttgtaagTGATTCTATATGGTCTTATTGCAATtgatcaatttcaattgctTGTATTTGTGTAATAATCTTAGACTCAAGCAATACATATTGGTACGAATTGTTCATAGATATTgtacaaaaataaatctatgcttttttttttacttctTGCCATTGTTTATCCGAGCATATTCTCGATCAAAAAACAAAGCCATATAACaagatgaatatatatatatatatgagaTCTGTTAAACGGAAACACAATTTGTAGGTACCATTAAACTTACACTTGATAACACCAGTAACTCTATGAACTATTCGATATACCTCTGTCTAAAGATGTTATGAGAAACATCAAGGTTATGGCAGTATAACCCGGCTTTTCAACCTcaacttttaaatttcaattaaactCAAACTTAGAATACCTCAATTCTACAGCCTACGCCGGTTTCTATGCCATTCGGGCCTGTTTTACACGCGAATTACCGTTTTCGGTAAATTACATGATATTTGATATAGACAAAAATTTGTGACATAAATAGAGAAAGAAAGATGAAACATACTGATACTCAACATATAGAGATAAGGTATTTCCtctatctttttttttatttgggTACCAGTTACACTTCCTAACTTGAACTTGGGCATTCAAACtctaaaataaatataggTTAAAACCTCAGAAGTAATCATCTTTCCCATATATATACagataaaaatgattttattaGCATATCTCGAAGATAACATTTTCCCTCCCATAGTAATGCCCTTACACTAATAATACCCTTTCTTAATGATACCTCTATTAAAGCAAAAAATATCcgctttgaaaaaaaaagcaagaATAAACATTTACATGCATATCAATTTCCATGatgattataaattattatttttaatatcactTTCTACTCTAGCTAATGGGCTAGTTCCTacaatttcatcaatattaaCGGGTAGAATCTTTGCCATTCTAAAGGATTTTGTTAATCCTGAATTATCTAAATCTCAAATCcataataaattaacttTAAATACTATGTCGATAATGATATTAGGCGTAGGCTGTTTCCCCATCATGTGGACTTGTATATCAACATGGATGTCTATTGGAGAAAGACAAGGTATAAAAGTACGAACCAAAATCTTAAATAACTATTTAACTCAATCAATGACTTGGTATGATTTAAATGAGCAATTACAAGGTGATTTTACTCAACTCCATAGATGTGTAGAAGAATTGAGATCTAGTTCTGCAGAAGCTTCTGCAGTTACTTTCCAAAATTGTATTGCTATCATTGCTCTAATAGCAACATCATTCTATTATTCATGGTCTTTAACTCTTATTATCTTATGCAGTACTCCAATTATATGCATTTTCTCTATTTGCTTTTCCATTatgattcaaaaatttgcaaatttagaaaataatgaaacaaCAGTTTCTGCTCAAATATTTACAGAAACTATTCAAAAcattcaattaattaaattaaataatcttcaactgaaaaaattaatgaaatttcaaacttCGATATCCAaatgtaataaatttttcattcaaatgTGTCTTTATGTTTCATTAAATACTTCAATATTAAGAACATTGACTCTATTGATGTTTGTCCAAGGGTTTTGGTTTGGATCCACGATGATTAGAAAGGGCCATTTAAAAATCGATGAAGTAATCACCTGTTTCTCATCatgtttattattaggtTCAATTATTAGTAACACTTTACATCAAATAGTAGTTTTACAGAAAGGTGAAGTTGCTTTACAGAAAATAGTTGATTTTTTAGATGAAGCAGATGATCCCTTGGAAATTAATTCTGCTCCTATTACTTTGATTAATTCGAATATTTCtttccaaaatatttcatttgcTTATCCAAGTAGaccaaatgaaaatatcttgaatcaaattaatttatattttcaaaacagTGCCACTACTTTCATTGTGGGGAAATCCGGCTCTGGTAAATCAACGTTATCAAATCTTTTGTTAAAGTTTTATGAAACTTATAAAGGTGATATTCtgattgataatattaatatcaagaatttaaatcaaaaaaatttattggataatattatgattGTAGAACAAAAATGCACTCTTTTCAACGATAcaataagaaataatattttatttggtGTATCCAATTTTACTAATCAATATGCATCTAACAGGCCAAACCTTAATGAGAGATTGAAAAATGCTTGCACTTTTGCATTATTAGACCATTTTCTAATAGATTTACCAAATGGGATAGACACTGTAATCGGTACTGGTGGAATAACTTTGAGTGGTGGACAGCAACAACGAGTAGCCCTTGCAAGAGCATATATGAGAGATCCACCAATACTTATACTAGATGAAGCTGTTTCAGCTCTAGATGTCAATATACGCGAGCTATTAATGAAAGCAATTAAATTGTGGAGATCAAATAAAACTACAATCATATTAACTCATGATTTGACTCAAATTGATAATGACGATTTTCTATATGTTATAAAACATGGCAGAATTATTGAACACGGCAAGAGAAAGGAACTTATTACAGATCCTAATACTGAATTTCACAAATTAGTTGccattcaaaataataataacctTAATGAAGATTTTGATTTGGAAACTGATACGTTTAATGGTTCACCAAGAGAtgaaaagaattatattgAAGTCGATTACGAAGCAGATACCCCTAAAGCTGAAAAGTATAGTAGTATATTCTACGAAGAAAATGactatattattaactttTCTTCTCCAAGGAAAAAATCACAAAGATTTACTATAAGTGaatcaattaaagaaaGTTCCGAGTACCCAATAAGTAATAGTTCAATATTAACAGTGGAAGCTTCTATggaacaaataaaaaatgaacCATTTGAATTACTCCCAATTTTtaagattattaaatttatgttAAAAACAACAAATCATAGAGTATATTTAGGCATTGGATTGATTTTTGCAATATTTGCCGGCGCTACAAACCCCATTTTCTCTTGGGCTTTTAGTTATCTTTTAGCTGGTATTGCTCCGACATTAAAAGACATAGGTTCAGTCCATTACTTAATCAAATGGTCATGTATTGTTATTGGAATCACAATAATTGATGGTAtctcaaatttttttaaaggatTTTTATTGGGAATTTGCAGCGAATATTGGATAATGGATTTAAGAGATAAATTTATGAAAGAAATTctaaggaaaaaaatacaatggTTCTCagatgaaaaatatcaaactGCAGAGATGTCtgcattaatattaaatgatcTCCGTGATTTAAGATCTCTTGTTTCAGAGTTTATGAGTGCTATGGCAACATTTATAGTAGTCTCTTTATTTGGTTTAATTTGGGCACTAGTTACTGGTTGGAAGTTAGCTTTGGTTTGCATAGCAATGTTCCCattgataattatattttcagCTATTTATGGTGCTGTTTTGCAAAAATCTGAGACTGATTATAAATCATCTGTAGCAAACCTGGAAAATATAGAATTTGATATTGTTTCTAATatcaaaacaataaaatctTTACAATTGGAAGGCcatttttatcataattACAAGGTTGCCGAAacaaaactaaaaaatGTAGCAACTAAAAGATCCATTTACACCGGTCTTGGGATTTCTATTACAAACACAATTACCATGTGTATTCAGGCCATATTATATTACTATGGGTTCAAGTTAATAATGGATGGCGAGTATACCGTTAAACAAATGTTTACAACTTTTACGTTACTTCTATTTACTGTGATGACTTGTAATAGCTTAGTAAATCAAATTCCAGACATGAGCAGGGGACAAAGAGCTGCTAGTTGGGTTTATTCTATTCTTCAACAGTCTGATGATACAAAAGAAGTCAATGATCCCAattctattattgttgATAACAATACTATTTCGAATGATTTCCCTATTctagatattaaaaatttaacgTTTGCCTATGAATCTACACCATCAATCAAAGTGTTAGATGGCTtaactttaaaattatttccgGGTGACAAGCTAGCAATTGCTGGTGAATCTGGCTGTGGTAAAACAACCTTATTATCACTGTTAGTAAAGTTTTATGATGTTGAtccaaatcaaatatatttcaatggtaaagatattttgaacTATGAATTTGAATCCCTGAGAGATGCAATTGTAATTGTTGAACAAAAGCCAAGCGTCTTGAGTGGAAGTATACGTGATAATTTGTTAGGTAACAATAAGAGATTAATATCAGATTATGAATTATATGATGTTCTGAAACTGACTGGCATATTCGACTTTATTGAAACTCTCCCAAGTGGTATAGACACTATAATTGATACGACTCTCTTATCTGGCGGCCAAGCACAACGAATATGCATTGCTAGAGCATTATTAAGAAAGCCCAAGATTCTAATATTAGATGAATGCACATCTGCATTAGATGCAATGAGTGCAGACatcattaataatcttGTTTCTAAAGAGCTAAATGGTGTTACAATTATCAGTATCACTCATAGTGAATCTATGATGACATCTTGCCAAAATGTCGcagttttgaaaaatggtaAAATTGTTGAGGTTGGCACCTATGACTCATTAGCTACTTCATCATCTCATCTAGGAAAACTATTATCAAAGATTAGGGAAGAATAAAAACATTCTCCTAAATTATTTCATGGACGATATTCACGactatatatctatatacctatatatatatattcacaCATTCTTttcaagatattttaataatattctttcaCAAAAATGCACCTTTAttacatacatacatatatatatatatatatatatatacttgaagttttcatttctaaattattgcATTACAAGCAGTTTAAAATGTCATAATAATTCCTATTTTCTACAATCCGAATGTGATTACAAATAAGCCCGTTAAAATTGAGGTTTAACATTGaatatgaaattttgaCTTAATgagaaaagaaatagaaGACATATACATATTGTGT
The window above is part of the Henningerozyma blattae CBS 6284 chromosome 2, complete genome genome. Proteins encoded here:
- the STE6 gene encoding ATP-binding cassette a-factor transporter STE6 (similar to Saccharomyces cerevisiae STE6 (YKL209C); ancestral locus Anc_1.527), translating into MIPLLKQKISALKKKARINIYMHINFHDDYKLLFLISLSTLANGLVPTISSILTGRIFAILKDFVNPELSKSQIHNKLTLNTMSIMILGVGCFPIMWTCISTWMSIGERQGIKVRTKILNNYLTQSMTWYDLNEQLQGDFTQLHRCVEELRSSSAEASAVTFQNCIAIIALIATSFYYSWSLTLIILCSTPIICIFSICFSIMIQKFANLENNETTVSAQIFTETIQNIQLIKLNNLQLKKLMKFQTSISKCNKFFIQMCLYVSLNTSILRTLTLLMFVQGFWFGSTMIRKGHLKIDEVITCFSSCLLLGSIISNTLHQIVVLQKGEVALQKIVDFLDEADDPLEINSAPITLINSNISFQNISFAYPSRPNENILNQINLYFQNSATTFIVGKSGSGKSTLSNLLLKFYETYKGDILIDNINIKNLNQKNLLDNIMIVEQKCTLFNDTIRNNILFGVSNFTNQYASNRPNLNERLKNACTFALLDHFLIDLPNGIDTVIGTGGITLSGGQQQRVALARAYMRDPPILILDEAVSALDVNIRELLMKAIKLWRSNKTTIILTHDLTQIDNDDFLYVIKHGRIIEHGKRKELITDPNTEFHKLVAIQNNNNLNEDFDLETDTFNGSPRDEKNYIEVDYEADTPKAEKYSSIFYEENDYIINFSSPRKKSQRFTISESIKESSEYPISNSSILTVEASMEQIKNEPFELLPIFKIIKFMLKTTNHRVYLGIGLIFAIFAGATNPIFSWAFSYLLAGIAPTLKDIGSVHYLIKWSCIVIGITIIDGISNFFKGFLLGICSEYWIMDLRDKFMKEILRKKIQWFSDEKYQTAEMSALILNDLRDLRSLVSEFMSAMATFIVVSLFGLIWALVTGWKLALVCIAMFPLIIIFSAIYGAVLQKSETDYKSSVANLENIEFDIVSNIKTIKSLQLEGHFYHNYKVAETKLKNVATKRSIYTGLGISITNTITMCIQAILYYYGFKLIMDGEYTVKQMFTTFTLLLFTVMTCNSLVNQIPDMSRGQRAASWVYSILQQSDDTKEVNDPNSIIVDNNTISNDFPILDIKNLTFAYESTPSIKVLDGLTLKLFPGDKLAIAGESGCGKTTLLSLLVKFYDVDPNQIYFNGKDILNYEFESLRDAIVIVEQKPSVLSGSIRDNLLGNNKRLISDYELYDVLKLTGIFDFIETLPSGIDTIIDTTLLSGGQAQRICIARALLRKPKILILDECTSALDAMSADIINNLVSKELNGVTIISITHSESMMTSCQNVAVLKNGKIVEVGTYDSLATSSSHLGKLLSKIREE
- the TBLA0B10060 gene encoding alpha-keto acid decarboxylase family protein, with translation MSQITLGKYLFERLNQVKVQTIFGLPGDFNLSLLDKIYEVPGMRWAGNANELNAAYAADGYARIKGMACLITTFGVGELSALNGIAGSYAEHVGVLHVVGVPSVASQAKKLLLHHTLGNGDFDAFHRMSAEISETTAMITDIANAPAEIDRCIRTTYVTQRTVYLGLPANLVDLMVPASLLETPIDLALKPNCPESESEVIETILDMVKNAKNPIIIADACASRHNVKKETEQLIDITQFPAFTTPMGKGSINEKHPRFGGVYVGTLSRPEIKQAVESADLILSVGALLSDFNTGSFSYAYQTKNIVEFHSDHMKIKNATFQGVQMKFVLEKLIAKIGDYIKDYKPVAVPAAVPANKPVPAETPLKQEWLWNQLGNFLQEGDIVLTETGTSAFGINQTTFPKDTYGISQVLWGSIGFTGGCVLGAAFAAEEINPDKRTILFIGDGSLQLTVQEISTLIRWNLKPYLFVLNNNGYTIEKLIHGPTAQYNEIQGWNHLQILPTFGAKDYEAVRVATTGEWDKLTTDKAFNKNSKIRMIEIMLPVMDAPSNLVAQAQLTAAINAKQD